A stretch of DNA from Hydrotalea sp.:
CCCAACGGGGGTCCGTACGAGGGTAGCACGCCCAAAGATTACACCGATTGGATAGAACACATAACAACAAAAAGCGATACATTAAAAAACATCAACCCTAATTTATTTAATGGGGATATCTATCAAAAAACCATCAACGAGCTCGGAGCGATGGAGCGTATAATGGAGGCAAATAAAGATAGCCCATTTAAATCTTGGCTGAAATCAAAAATAAGAAATGGCTACATTCAAGCCCTAGGCCACTATATCAGATTTCGAGAACATATAAAGCCTTAGCCCCCATCAAAACGACGAGTTGGGTTGTTTTAAAAATTCTAATTCCTCAGGGGTGCTGGCGCGACCCATGGCTTGATTGCGGTGGGGAAAGCGGCCAAATCGTTTTATAATATCGTAATGCCGCACCGCGTAATCGCTGTTGCCCAATGCGGTGAATAATCGCACCGACAATTCTTGGTGCGCCAAATCCTCGCTATGTTCCAACGGCATGTAAAGAAAAAATTTTTCTTGCGTGCTAAAATTTTTATATTCATCGGTGCGCAATAATTCCTCGGTCAATGCCAACGCCCGTGCGTCGCCGGCAAATGCCCGCGCCGTGTCGCGATATAAATTGCGCGAAAATTGGTCGAGAATGATAATCAAGGCCAATTTTTCTTTTGCACCATGAACCTTGCCATCGTAATCGCCGGCCTGCGCCCGTGCTGTCACGTCACCAAACCGCCGACCAATGGCCGCATCAAATGCTTCGTTTTTTTTAAAATGATTTTCTTTTGGCGTTTCAACAAACCAAAAATCCAATACCGCATGGCTTGGGAAAATATCTTGCACGGGGGATTCTTGCATCACATCCATGCCATGCAAGAATTATTTTTTGCCATGACCAACCTCACCACCCTTTTTCCAAAATACGTTGGTAGGCTGGCAGGGTCAGGAATTCGATGAATTTTTTTGAAAAACAAAGTTCGGTGAAAACGAATTTGGCTTCCTCAAAACGCTCGGCGTTGTAATTGTCGCGCCCCATTTCTTGTTCGATATTTTTTAATTGCTTGCCAATCATGTCATTGACCAATTCGCGGGTTACCACCGTGCCGTCCTTGGTTTTGACGCCGTTCCTGACCCATTGCCACACCTGGGCGCGCGAAATTTCGGCGGTCGCCGCATCCTCCATCAAATGGTGAATCGGCACGCAACCCTGGCCCGACAACCACGACGCCAAATAACGCAAACCCACATCGATATTATTTTGCAACCCCTCGGTCGTTATCTGCCCGTCGGGCATGGTGATAAGGTCCTTCGGGTTGACATTCACATCGTCGCGCTTGCGGTTGATTTGGTTGGGGCCGGGCATGCCCTTGTTAAATGCCTCCAACGCTATCGGCACCAACCCGGGGTGCGCCACCCACGTGCCGTCGTGGCCGTCGCTGACCTCGCGCTCCTTATCGGCGCGCACCTTATCCAATGCTTTTTTATTGGCAACCTCGTCATCCTTAATCGGAATCTGCGCCGCCATGCCGCCAATCGCCGGTGCGCCACGTTTGTGACAAGTTTGAATAACCAACAGGCAATAGGCCCGCATGTTCGGCACGGTCATGGTGACCTCCGCCCTATCGGGAAAAATATAATCGTCGCGTTTGGAAAAATTCTTGACGAAGCTAAACATGTAATCCCACCGCCCGCAATTCAATCCGGCCGAATGCTCGCGCAGTGAAAATAAAATCTCATCCATTTCAAACGCCGCCATCAATGTTTCAATCAACACCGTGGCCTTAATCGTGCCCAACGGCAAATCCAGCAGAGATTGCGCCTCAACAAATACGTCGTTCCACCATCGCGCCTCCATATAACTTTCCATTTTTGGCAAGTAATAATAGCAACTGGTGCCGCGTTTTTTGTTTTCACGAATATTGTGAAAAAAATACATGCCGAAATCAAACAAACTGCCCGATATTGGCAAGCCGTCTAAAAAAACGTGATATTCCTCCAAATGCAAACCGCGCGGCCGCGCCAACAACACCGCCGATTTATCGTTTAATTTATATTCTTTTTTGGTTTTGGGGTCTTGATAGCTGATGGTTCGGCGCACCGCGTCCATCATGTTGATTTGCCCGTCGATCATATTTTCCCACGTCGGACAATTTGAATCCTCAAAATCGGCCATAAAAGTATAGGCACCCGAATTCAACGCGTTGATAACCATTTTGCGGCTGGTCGGGCCGGTGATTTCAACCCGCCGGTCCAACAAATCGCGCGGTTGGGGGGCAACTTGCCAATCGCCATCGCGGATAGATTTTGTGCCGGGTAAAAAATCGGGCATAACCCCATTGTCAAATTCGCGTTGGCGTTTTTGCCGGCGGTCAAGCAATTTGCGCCGCCGCTCACCAAATTTTTCTTCCAAATGGCCGATAAAATTCAACGCCTCGCGCGTTAAAATTAAATGGTCATCGGCGACCTTCGGCCCCTCGACGGTTAATCGTTTGGAATAATCCTTTATTTTCAACATCGTTTTCCTTTATTCTTTCATTGTAACATATAGCCTAATCAATTCAAGACATTATTACGACTGTTCGAGAAAAATTACAAACCGCTCTAAAGCCTCTTGAAAGCGCGTTGTTTATTTCCTATATCACTGGGTGTAGTAACATTATAAAAAATTGAAAAAACGTTCTAACGAAAGGAATAATTACATGGGTAAAGTCATTGGTATCGATTTAGGAACAACAAATTCATGCGTCGCCGTGATGGAGGGTTCAAGCGCGAAGGTTATCGAAAATGCCGAGGGCGCGCGCACCACGCCGTCGATGGTCGCCTTTACCGAGAGCGAACGTCTGGTCGGCGAATCGGCCAAACGCCAAGCCGTCACCAACCCGGAAAATACGCTTTACGCTATCAAACGCCTCATCGGCCGCAATTTTAACGACGCCGAAGTGCAAAAAGAATTAAAAGTCGCGCCATTCAAAATTATCAAATCGGCCAGCAACGACGCCTGGGTCGAGGGACGCGGCGAAAAATACGCCCCAGCGCAAATCAGCGCGATTGTTTTGCAAAAAATGAGGGAAACGGCCGAGGCTTACCTTGGCACATCGGTAACCGAAGCCGTCATCACCGTGCCGGCCTATTTTAACGACAGCCAACGCCAAGCCACCAAAGATGCTGGCAAAATTGCCGGCTTTGATGTTTTACGTATTATCAACGAACCCACCGCCGCGGCCTTGGCCTATGGCATGGAAAAAAAGGGCCACGGCACCATCGCGGTGTTTGACTTGGGCGGCGGCACGTTCGACGTGTCGATTTTGGAAATTGGCGATGGCGTGTTTGAAGTCAAATCGACCAACGGCGATACGTTTTTGGGCGGCGAGGATTTCGACCAAATCCTTATCGATTACCTGGCCGACGAATTTAAAAAAGCCAACGGCGGCGGCATCGACCTGCGCCAGGACAAATTGGCATTGCAACGTTTGAAGGAAGCCGCGACCAAGGCGAAAATCGAACTTTCGACCGCCACCACGACCGAGGTCAACTTGCCATTCATCACCGCCGACCAATCGGGGCCAAAACATTTGAATGTAAAAATTACCCGCGCGCAATTGGAAAAATTGGTCGGCCATTTGATTGAAAAAACCAAGGGGCCATGTTTGGCGGCGTTGAAAGATGCCGGCTTGACGACCGATAAAATCGACGAGGTTATTCTGGTCGGCGGCATGACGCGCATGCCGGCGGTTATCGACATGGTGAAGAAAATTTTCAACAAAGAACCAAACCGCAGTGTCAACCCGGACGAGGTGGTTGCCATCGGTGCCGCGATTCAAGGCGGCGTGCTGAAGGGCGATGTCAAAGATGTGCTGTTGCTTGACGTAACGCCGCTGTCGCTGGGGATTGAAACCCTGGGCGGGGTTTTCACACGGCTTATCGATCGCAACACAACCATCCCGACAAAAAAATCGCAGGTTTTTTCCACCGCCGAAGACGGCCAAACCGCGGTCACCATCAAGGTGTTTCAGGGCGAACGGCAAATGGCGGCCGACAACAAATTGCTCGGCAATTTTAATTTGGAGGGCATCGCCCCCGCGCCGCGCGGCACCCCGCAAATC
This window harbors:
- a CDS encoding DUF924 family protein; the protein is MQESPVQDIFPSHAVLDFWFVETPKENHFKKNEAFDAAIGRRFGDVTARAQAGDYDGKVHGAKEKLALIIILDQFSRNLYRDTARAFAGDARALALTEELLRTDEYKNFSTQEKFFLYMPLEHSEDLAHQELSVRLFTALGNSDYAVRHYDIIKRFGRFPHRNQAMGRASTPEELEFLKQPNSSF
- the aceB gene encoding malate synthase A, whose amino-acid sequence is MLKIKDYSKRLTVEGPKVADDHLILTREALNFIGHLEEKFGERRRKLLDRRQKRQREFDNGVMPDFLPGTKSIRDGDWQVAPQPRDLLDRRVEITGPTSRKMVINALNSGAYTFMADFEDSNCPTWENMIDGQINMMDAVRRTISYQDPKTKKEYKLNDKSAVLLARPRGLHLEEYHVFLDGLPISGSLFDFGMYFFHNIRENKKRGTSCYYYLPKMESYMEARWWNDVFVEAQSLLDLPLGTIKATVLIETLMAAFEMDEILFSLREHSAGLNCGRWDYMFSFVKNFSKRDDYIFPDRAEVTMTVPNMRAYCLLVIQTCHKRGAPAIGGMAAQIPIKDDEVANKKALDKVRADKEREVSDGHDGTWVAHPGLVPIALEAFNKGMPGPNQINRKRDDVNVNPKDLITMPDGQITTEGLQNNIDVGLRYLASWLSGQGCVPIHHLMEDAATAEISRAQVWQWVRNGVKTKDGTVVTRELVNDMIGKQLKNIEQEMGRDNYNAERFEEAKFVFTELCFSKKFIEFLTLPAYQRILEKGW
- the dnaK gene encoding molecular chaperone DnaK, producing MGKVIGIDLGTTNSCVAVMEGSSAKVIENAEGARTTPSMVAFTESERLVGESAKRQAVTNPENTLYAIKRLIGRNFNDAEVQKELKVAPFKIIKSASNDAWVEGRGEKYAPAQISAIVLQKMRETAEAYLGTSVTEAVITVPAYFNDSQRQATKDAGKIAGFDVLRIINEPTAAALAYGMEKKGHGTIAVFDLGGGTFDVSILEIGDGVFEVKSTNGDTFLGGEDFDQILIDYLADEFKKANGGGIDLRQDKLALQRLKEAATKAKIELSTATTTEVNLPFITADQSGPKHLNVKITRAQLEKLVGHLIEKTKGPCLAALKDAGLTTDKIDEVILVGGMTRMPAVIDMVKKIFNKEPNRSVNPDEVVAIGAAIQGGVLKGDVKDVLLLDVTPLSLGIETLGGVFTRLIDRNTTIPTKKSQVFSTAEDGQTAVTIKVFQGERQMAADNKLLGNFNLEGIAPAPRGTPQIEVSFDIDANGIVHVSATDKATGKEQKIKIQADGGLNEAAIKKMMEEAEANAEEDKKRRAEVDARNNADGLIHSSEKTLKEHKEKLSKEDTELVENAIKASKAALEKGSTEEIEKATQALMEANLKVGEAIYKDGGQAGQPTGDDAQAGEKKEDVVDADFEEVKKDKKA